The proteins below are encoded in one region of Homo sapiens chromosome 2, GRCh38.p14 Primary Assembly:
- the REL gene encoding proto-oncogene c-Rel isoform X2 has translation MLCFQNLGIRCVKKKEVKEAIITRIKAGINPFNVPEKQLNDIEDCDLNVVRLCFQVFLPDEHGNLTTALPPVVSNPIYDNRAPNTAELRICRVNKNCGSVRGGDEIFLLCDKVQKDDIEVRFVLNDWEAKGIFSQADVHRQVAIVFKTPPYCKAITEPVTVKMQLRRPSDQEVSESMDFRYLPDEKDTYGNKAKKQKTTLLFQKLCQDHVNFPERPRPGLLGSIGEGRYFKKEPNLFSHDAVVREMPTGVSSQAESYYPSPGPISSGLSHHASMAPLPSSSWSSVAHPTPRSGNTNPLSSFSTRTLPSNSQGIPPFLRIPVGNDLNASNACIYNNADDIVGMEASSMPSADLYGISDPNMLSNCSVNMMTTSSDSMGETDNPRLLSMNLENPSCNSVLDPRDLRQLHQMSSSSMSAGANSNTTVFVSQSDAFEGSDFSCADNSMINESGPSNSTNPNSHGFVQDSQYSGIGSMQNEQLSDSFPYEFFQV, from the exons tcCCTGAAAAACAGCTGAATGATATTGAAGATTGTGACCTCAATGTGGTGAGACTGTGTTTTCAAGTTTTTCTCCCTGATGAACATGGTAATTTGACGACTGCTCTTCCTCCTGTTGTCTCGAACCCAATTTATGACAACC gtgctccaaaTACTGCAGAATTAAGGATTTGTCGTGTAAACAAGAATTGTGGAAGTGTCAGAGGAGGAGATGAAATATTTCTACTTTGTGACAAAGTTCAgaaag ATGACATAGAAGTTCGTTTTGTGTTGAACGATTGGGAAGCAAAAGGCATCTTTTCACAAGCTGATGTACACCGTCAAGTAGCCATTGTTTTCAAAACTCCACCATATTGCAAAGCTATCACAGAACCCGTAACAGTAAAAATGCAGTTGCGGAGACCTTCTGACCAGGAAGTTAGTGAATCTATGGATTTTAGATATCTGCCAGATGAAAAAG ATACTTACGGcaataaagcaaagaaacaaaagacaactCTGCTTTTCCAGAAACTGTGCCAGGATCACG TTAATTTTCCTGAGAGACCAAGACCTGGTCTCCTCGGTTCAATTGGAGAAGGAAGATACTTcaaaaaag AACCAAACTTGTTTTCTCATGATGCAGTTGTGAGAGAAATGCCTACAGGGGTTTCAAGTCAAGCAGAATCCTACTATCCCTCACCTGGGCCCATCTCAAGTGGATTGTCACATCATGCCTCAATGGCACCTCTGCCTTCTTCAAGCTGGTCATCAgtggcccaccccaccccacgcTCAGGCAATACAAACCCACTGAGTAGTTTTTCAACAAGGACACTTCCTTCTAATTCGCAAGGTATCCCACCATTCCTGAGAATACCTGTTGGGAATGATTTAAATGCTTCTAATGCTTGCATTTACAACAATGCCGATGACATAGTCGGAATGGAAGCGTCATCCATGCCATCAGCAGATTTATATGGTATTTCTGATCCCAACATGCTGTCTAATTGTTCTGTGAATATGATGACAACCAGCAGTGACAGCATGGGAGAGACTGATAATCCAAGACTTCTGAGCATGAATCTTGAAAACCCCTCATGTAATTCAGTGTTAGACCCAAGAGACTTGAGACAGCTCCATCAGATGTCCTCTTCCAGTATGTCAGCAGGCGCCAATTCCAATACTACTGTTTTTGTTTCACAATCAGATGCATTTGAGGGATCTGACTTCAGTTGTGCAGATAACAGCATGATAAATGAGTCGGGACCATCAAACAGTACTAATCCAAACAGTCATGGTTTTGTTCAAGATAGTCAGTATTCAGGTATTGGCAGTATGCAAAATGAGCAATTGAGTGACtcctttccatatgaattttttcaAGTATAA